A region of the Mytilus trossulus isolate FHL-02 chromosome 11, PNRI_Mtr1.1.1.hap1, whole genome shotgun sequence genome:
ATATCTCTTTCGAGCCGCGTATTTAGTTGAGTATGAATTTGCATTTTCAGTAAAACGTGCATCGTCCCTTGTTAGGGGAAGTTTGATGCTTTTACACTATTTTAATTCCGCTACATTCGGTATGTCCCTTTCCCAAATTCAGTAGCTTGTTATTCAGTTCTTGCCGTTTAAACTGTtgatgtatatcatatttggttttcattcattattttatacataaatcagtcctttatttttcttatttgaattgcCTTTTCGGTGCAATTAAGAGATAACTATGTGGTATGgactttactcattgttgaaggccgtgcggtgaTATTTTATTTCGATGTCACTTGGTCCCTTTTGAAGAGTGGTCGCGTTTGCAattcataccatatcttcatatttttatagcAGCAGAGGCTTATTCTGTTGATTCAACGAATCTTGCACTATTTGGAGCTCGTGCGATTCTCTCATTTCTACCATCTTGTTTTATACATTCCTAACAGGAAATATATAGGCAGCACTATATATGAATAGGAAATAAGATCTGATCCATTAAAATCAACTTTACCAGGACCGCGATACAATGTAGCAAATACTCTGGTGCGGTAAGCATGCTAGTATCCAGTTTGAGAAATGTGCttcgttttcaattttctttaaagtgCTTGTGAAACTCTTTTGTATTTCCCCTTAAAATCGTAGTTTTTATTGTGTAAGAATAGACATAGTTGATACAGCCCATGCCCTTTGGTCTCTGATAGATAGTTGCAACGGTCTCATCAGCAATCATACCAGATCTGCCTATTTTAATATAcaccttatatatatatgagagtATTACACGATAAACATGAACATAGTTCATACACTACACATTCTTAAGGTAGCATTTACAtccaataaatgtatttattttgacttattttcttCGTCTATTCGACTGAAGGTTAACTAGTCCTATTTAGTAAgctgaaaaaaaacatagaactcattttgtcataagacactgtcaaacatccatacatactatccacactcatctgtgtccacacttgttagTAAGCTGAAACAAAATGCACACAATACGATGGTAGGAATTCATAATGCTACGATGTTCGATACTTagatgtacatatattttagtgCAATCTACAGTTTCACATTTCCTTGTTTTTTGCACCATTGAAGACTTTCTTTAAAATGGTTTCTGAATTGTTTGCTGACAAAACAATAGATGAAAGGGTTGAGCACACTATTCATGAAATACGACCTAAGACATAGTTGATATGTCGTCATTCCTGAAACTGTCAAAGATTGAACTATTGTCTTCGCCTGGTACCGAATAATAACTGCAACTGTATGCGGTACAAACGATAAAATAAATGTCACGGTCACTAGAAacatcatgattgttgttttactCAATACTTGTCGCCTAATACTACTTCCTCTAGACTGTCTTGATATAGAACGCGCTAATTCAGCACTTTTAGAAGATGACTCGTTTGATGTTTCCcttctgaaaataaaagaaaacctGCTGGAAGGTTCTGATGACGAATTCGGAGACGGTGTTTCGTCTGAAAAATCTAAACTGTTTCTCATTTGTGAAATTTCTGTGCTCATGCGTAAACTTCGTCTATGACGTCTCTGTGCTTTACGAATACATACTTCTCGACCAACAAGTGAGTAAAATATAATGAGCAACATATCTGTTATTGTCTGTCCAACTACTAATACATACACATATATTGTAGGAAAAATTTTGCCATGCATATGATCGGAAATTAAACAGGTTTTGCCATGTTTCAGAGTACGTGTGCCGTAAAGCATACACATTTGCCAAGAAGTAATAATGGCAAATATTAAAGCAGTAATCACAAGCTTCTTGGCCATATTTGGTTCTACTAGATGCCCATGGGGCCGACATATCCTTTTGAATCTGTCGATGGCAATTGCTATCAATATGAAAGCAGACGAATTGTTTATAACTGATGAAAAGAAACGAGATATTTTACACAAAACAGGATAATCAAAGCTATCGAAATTCACTAGTAGCGCTATTTCTATTGGCATGATGAATATACAGTGTACAATATCGAGAAACGCTAACGCCATAATAAAAATGCGCGTAGTCGACGGACGGCATTTCACTATGTAGATATAAAGCACCGTTATGTTTCCAGGAATTCCAAAGATTAGCAACACAATCATATAAATAAGTGATGGCGTTAGTGAGTCCATAAGCACATGgtgatttataaataaaaagtcgTCTTCGTGATAGATACTGGACGTGTTTTCCGGAGATTTTGTAGTAGCCATGACTGAATTATCCGCGGAACTGTACACAATGAAATTGTCCTTGAAAACTTCTATCACACATGAATATCatctgaaaagtaaaataaaagtataaataatatatctttCCTCTTTACTTGATTAAAATTCGAATATGAAAGATGAAAGTTTGTAAAGTGCAAATTTAGTCAAAATATCGtaaatcaatttctttctttaaatgataaaaaagtatGCAAACTTATTCTGATATAACCGTGATAAATATTTGCataggaaaaaggaaaaaaaaatcttaaacccTCAAATTTTCAATCACGCTCTCTTTAAGCGTTAAGGACACGTCTAgcgtacacatttagtacttcATCAATTCATTAAACACAAATACTTTAATCAAGCGCGGATGATTTCAACCGCTGGAACACCATGAAACGTTCCCATACTtaagatattataaaaaataatagaatataaaaatcgAAAAATGGGGGTTCCAACCCACGAAACACCTCCTTGATCCGCCGAATGTATTAACATGATATACCAATAAACTTAAACAAGGACAACCGACAAAACACCTACACTGACGATCCGGATGCCAAGAGCTATTACTGTTTTGGATAATATCCAACCTTCAACAGTGATTTTTTAATAAGAGTGTATGTTGTTCTTTTTATACTCAAGATATAATACTGAATAAATTTAGCAAAAGGAGACTTTCGCACACAATCTgattcagtggcggatctagaaattttcataagagggGACCCACTGACATgacccgctccagtcatgcttcagtgattccctatataatctaCCATTTACCCCCACTAAATCCACCTCTGCGGGATTGAAAATACACACATGGACACCAAACAGAAACGACAGGCATTTatctgacttggaacagactGTACCAAAGGACGGAAGAGTATTcaattaacaatatatattttaattgctATATACGTATTTTTGacaaacaatgaataaaaaccAGGAAAATACCATTCATTTGAAAATCATGTCAAGTACTGTACATAAACAAACGCGagtctgttttgaaaaaaaaatgtaatcctTTGTTTCCCTATGGAGTATGACGCTTTCATGGCATGGTTTCAAAAAAACCTTATAATCTACACTTTCTCAGGCAAAGTCGACCTTAGATCAGTTTGGctttttcttttatcatttattCCAGTCCTGTTTGGTCTTCGCGTGTTTCGGTACTAATATATCATTGGCTTTAAAAGGTAAAGCAAGAAAACTGTTTCGGATgcataacatttaaaatttataaactgttattttcatttctaaagTTGAAattcttagaaaaaaaatgtttatagagAAGTTTAATAATCATAACTATAACGAGAACAAAACGCGCATTAGTTCCactttcaaataacaaattacgaaaaacaataaacaaaagcaTCAAATTTAGTTACTATTACTGTTGATAAAATGTATCCTGTCAAAATATTTCGTAATGCGACTAATCAACACTTAACAAAAACAATGCAGGACCTAAATATAATCCGCATTTTTAGAAATTTGCGAATTCGGGGAACATCCTTCAAACATCTTTTACGAGTAAATGCCAAAACAAAGCGATGTTCGAACTCACGTGcagaaacaaaattgacaatGTCAAGGCAACACAAATTactacaaaaaacaacaacaccaAGGGTAGTCTCAGGTGaaccggaagggtaagcagatatAAATTCCTCCACATCGTACACGTGTTGTTCAAGCATACAGGTGCAAGACACGGGGAtcagttaaggtggtacctaacactacagggagataactctgtaaaatcagctaaacgttttaattacgttgtgttgtgaagggaatatcaagcttctcaatgatcaaaattggtgtttgtcaaactgctatataaccagtgtaatttttctgacaaaacggttggttg
Encoded here:
- the LOC134691078 gene encoding cholecystokinin receptor type A-like, with the protein product MATTKSPENTSSIYHEDDFLFINHHVLMDSLTPSLIYMIVLLIFGIPGNITVLYIYIVKCRPSTTRIFIMALAFLDIVHCIFIMPIEIALLVNFDSFDYPVLCKISRFFSSVINNSSAFILIAIAIDRFKRICRPHGHLVEPNMAKKLVITALIFAIITSWQMCMLYGTRTLKHGKTCLISDHMHGKIFPTIYVYVLVVGQTITDMLLIIFYSLVGREVCIRKAQRRHRRSLRMSTEISQMRNSLDFSDETPSPNSSSEPSSRFSFIFRRETSNESSSKSAELARSISRQSRGSSIRRQVLSKTTIMMFLVTVTFILSFVPHTVAVIIRYQAKTIVQSLTVSGMTTYQLCLRSYFMNSVLNPFIYCFVSKQFRNHFKESLQWCKKQGNVKL